One Paraburkholderia aromaticivorans genomic region harbors:
- the map gene encoding type I methionyl aminopeptidase yields MAITYKTPDDIAKLRISGRLAADVLAMIGEHVKAGVSTDELDALCNDYIVNTQKSIPANVGYLGFPKTVCTSVNSVVCHGIPNRAEVLKDGDIVNIDVAIIKDGYFGDTSRMYCVGQPSTVARQLIDTTYEAMLAGIREVKPGATLGDVGHAIQKVAQRDGFSIVRDYCGHGIGKVYHEDPQVLHYGQPGQGVRLKPGMVFTIEPMINAGRAGTAVQRDGWTVVTKDRSLSAQWEHMIAVTDDGYELLTPWPDGTGSYEAP; encoded by the coding sequence ATGGCTATTACCTACAAGACTCCCGACGACATCGCCAAGCTGCGCATTTCCGGCCGCCTCGCGGCCGATGTACTGGCGATGATCGGCGAGCACGTCAAGGCCGGTGTCTCCACCGACGAGCTGGACGCGCTGTGCAACGACTACATTGTCAATACGCAAAAGTCGATTCCGGCAAATGTCGGCTATCTGGGTTTTCCGAAGACCGTGTGCACCTCGGTCAACTCGGTGGTGTGCCACGGCATCCCGAATCGCGCCGAGGTCCTGAAAGATGGCGACATCGTCAATATCGACGTCGCGATCATCAAGGACGGCTACTTCGGCGATACGAGCCGCATGTATTGCGTCGGCCAGCCGAGCACGGTGGCGCGCCAGCTAATCGACACGACCTATGAAGCGATGCTCGCCGGCATCCGCGAAGTGAAGCCCGGCGCGACGCTCGGCGACGTGGGCCATGCGATTCAGAAGGTCGCGCAGCGCGACGGCTTCTCGATCGTGCGCGACTATTGCGGGCACGGCATCGGCAAGGTCTACCACGAAGACCCGCAAGTGCTGCACTATGGCCAGCCAGGGCAGGGCGTGCGTCTGAAGCCGGGCATGGTGTTCACGATCGAGCCGATGATCAACGCCGGCCGCGCCGGCACCGCGGTGCAGCGCGATGGCTGGACCGTGGTCACCAAGGACCGTTCGCTGTCGGCGCAATGGGAACACATGATCGCCGTGACCGACGACGGCTATGAACTGCTGACACCGTGGCCGGACGGCACCGGTAGCTACGAAGCGCCATGA
- the minC gene encoding septum site-determining protein MinC, which yields MSPKKSPFFELRSGSVDTLLFVVKTTDLDAMRAELTRRFEATPEFFANDVVAIDVRRLAENERVPLADIAQLLDSVRMRPVGVVANAQQAWAAESQLPLLEARDRRGAPAKSADEDSANAAATAPAVTAATATPPSDLFELAPGTPATAAAVEPAPAAEPVRLATSSQTMVVDKPLRSGQRIYAKGDLVVLGLVSYGAEVIAEGNIHIYAPLRGRALAGVQGNHDARIFCTCLEPELISIAGIYRTTETPLPADVLGKPVQIWLEEEKLMIEPLRLT from the coding sequence ATGTCGCCCAAGAAATCGCCCTTTTTCGAACTTCGCAGCGGCTCTGTCGACACGCTCCTGTTCGTGGTCAAGACAACCGACCTCGACGCCATGCGTGCCGAACTGACCCGGCGCTTCGAGGCGACCCCCGAGTTTTTCGCTAACGACGTCGTCGCAATCGACGTGCGCCGTCTCGCCGAGAACGAACGCGTGCCGCTCGCCGACATCGCGCAGCTACTCGACAGCGTGCGCATGCGCCCCGTTGGCGTGGTCGCGAACGCGCAGCAGGCGTGGGCGGCGGAGTCGCAATTGCCGTTGCTCGAAGCCCGTGACCGCCGCGGCGCCCCCGCCAAATCCGCCGACGAAGACAGCGCCAATGCCGCCGCTACAGCGCCGGCTGTCACCGCTGCGACGGCCACGCCGCCTTCCGATCTGTTCGAGCTTGCCCCCGGTACGCCAGCCACGGCCGCCGCCGTCGAGCCCGCTCCCGCCGCGGAGCCGGTGCGTCTCGCCACGTCGTCGCAAACCATGGTGGTCGACAAGCCGCTGCGCTCCGGCCAGCGCATTTACGCCAAGGGCGACCTGGTCGTGCTCGGCCTCGTGAGCTACGGCGCGGAAGTGATCGCGGAAGGCAACATCCATATTTACGCGCCGCTGCGCGGCCGGGCGTTGGCCGGCGTGCAGGGCAATCACGACGCGCGCATTTTCTGCACGTGTCTCGAGCCGGAACTCATCTCGATCGCAGGCATCTATCGAACGACCGAGACCCCACTGCCGGCCGACGTGCTCGGCAAGCCGGTGCAGATCTGGCTCGAAGAAGAAAAGTTGATGATCGAACCGCTGCGGCTCACCTAA
- a CDS encoding ferritin-like domain-containing protein, whose protein sequence is MSESSNKSASLIDAFDRRATRRLQRRQFFRNAGGLSLGLVGGTLISACGGGSGSLVSAQSAPTDAEILNFALNLEYLESQFYTYATTGAGLAASMTAGVGTMGAVIPGQQVPFQDPVVKAYANEIANDEREHVTFLRSALGSAAVAMPAIDIGGTDPNGAFSNAARAAGLVPAGTPFNPYANDNNFLLGAYIFEDVGVTAYKGASPLITNKTFLEAAAGILAAEAYHAGLVRTVLYAKGVDMTSLVTAANAISAARNSLDQNGHDDQGITGATAGTSNIVPLDSNGLAFSRNYSNVLNIVYLTSSAATKGGFFPNGVNGSLNMSA, encoded by the coding sequence ATGTCGGAGTCCAGCAATAAATCAGCATCCCTTATTGATGCATTCGATCGACGCGCCACGCGCCGCCTGCAACGCAGACAGTTCTTTCGCAACGCTGGGGGCTTGAGTCTGGGACTCGTCGGCGGCACGCTGATCAGCGCGTGCGGCGGCGGTTCGGGCTCGCTCGTGTCGGCCCAAAGCGCGCCGACCGACGCGGAAATCCTGAACTTCGCGCTAAACCTGGAGTACCTCGAATCGCAGTTCTACACGTACGCGACGACCGGCGCCGGGCTTGCCGCGAGCATGACTGCGGGCGTCGGCACGATGGGCGCGGTGATTCCCGGGCAGCAAGTGCCCTTCCAGGATCCGGTGGTGAAGGCCTACGCCAACGAGATCGCCAACGACGAACGCGAGCACGTCACCTTTCTGCGCAGCGCGTTGGGTTCGGCCGCGGTTGCCATGCCGGCGATCGACATCGGCGGCACCGATCCGAACGGCGCGTTCTCGAACGCGGCGCGCGCCGCGGGTCTCGTGCCCGCCGGCACCCCGTTCAACCCGTATGCGAACGACAACAACTTCCTGCTCGGCGCGTACATCTTCGAGGACGTCGGCGTGACGGCTTATAAAGGCGCCTCGCCGCTCATCACCAACAAGACTTTCCTCGAAGCGGCGGCCGGCATTCTCGCGGCCGAGGCATATCACGCTGGTCTGGTCCGCACGGTGCTGTACGCGAAAGGTGTCGACATGACGAGTCTCGTCACGGCCGCCAACGCGATTTCGGCCGCACGTAACAGCCTCGACCAAAACGGCCACGACGATCAGGGCATCACCGGCGCGACCGCCGGCACGTCCAACATCGTGCCGCTGGACAGCAATGGGCTCGCGTTCAGCCGCAACTACAGCAACGTCCTCAACATCGTCTATCTGACGAGTTCGGCGGCGACCAAAGGCGGCTTTTTCCCGAACGGCGTAAACGGTTCGCTCAACATGAGCGCCTGA
- a CDS encoding GNAT family N-acetyltransferase, with amino-acid sequence MSPSLTVRRIAADQGAVFRELRTASLREAPYAFGATLEDALSADAASFDATAADHAVSFTFTTFILYTEGHPAGLIEAYFDDTAARRAFVCELWVAPAVRHLRGGELLVDSAAAWLANEGATEIYAWVADANRNAMRFYEALGFGPTGEHRRVTRAPDQAESLLVRHVPTTSQVFQQ; translated from the coding sequence ATGAGTCCGTCATTGACCGTTCGCCGTATCGCCGCTGATCAGGGCGCTGTTTTCCGCGAACTCCGTACTGCGTCGCTGCGGGAGGCACCCTATGCCTTCGGCGCCACGCTCGAGGACGCGTTGTCGGCTGACGCCGCCAGTTTCGACGCCACCGCCGCGGATCATGCGGTTTCCTTCACCTTCACCACCTTCATCCTCTACACCGAGGGCCATCCGGCGGGACTGATCGAAGCGTACTTCGACGATACCGCGGCGCGCCGCGCATTCGTTTGCGAACTGTGGGTGGCGCCGGCCGTGCGTCATCTGCGGGGCGGCGAGCTGCTGGTCGACTCGGCCGCCGCGTGGCTCGCGAATGAAGGCGCCACGGAGATCTATGCGTGGGTCGCCGACGCCAACCGCAATGCCATGCGCTTTTACGAGGCGCTCGGCTTCGGTCCGACCGGCGAGCACCGTCGCGTCACGCGCGCGCCGGACCAGGCCGAAAGCCTGCTGGTGCGTCACGTGCCGACCACATCCCAGGTGTTTCAGCAGTGA